A single genomic interval of Alcaligenes sp. SDU_A2 harbors:
- a CDS encoding IclR family transcriptional regulator, with translation MTQHDSGTPKPTGTAAFSKFVHLLQLVADSPEPLSIPKLAALSGYPRPTVYRSVGGLVAEGLLIESLNGETYQLGPRLIQFASRSWDRSELRLVAVQALKALRDQTGETVHLAVPSDDRMVYIEKLESTSAVRMASYIGSSVCMHSSSVGKAYLAALPQAQCLELVQRLEYTRFTDHTVTTPQGLLEQVRQVQEQGWSVDDEENEAGIYCFGAVILGAGQKPVAAISISTLKFMQAPDPIQAYVQPLLDTCRHISQRIIQSPVLADSKHIW, from the coding sequence ATGACTCAGCACGACTCTGGCACGCCTAAGCCCACGGGAACGGCGGCTTTTTCTAAGTTTGTTCATTTGCTGCAACTGGTGGCAGACAGCCCGGAGCCCCTGAGCATCCCCAAGCTGGCGGCGCTTAGCGGGTATCCGCGGCCGACGGTGTATCGCAGCGTAGGAGGGCTGGTGGCCGAGGGGCTGCTGATCGAGTCCTTGAATGGCGAAACCTACCAGTTGGGGCCACGTCTGATCCAGTTTGCCAGCCGTAGCTGGGATCGTTCCGAACTGCGTCTGGTGGCGGTGCAGGCACTGAAAGCCTTGCGTGACCAGACGGGGGAAACGGTACACTTGGCCGTGCCCAGCGACGACCGCATGGTGTATATCGAAAAGCTGGAAAGCACCAGTGCGGTACGCATGGCCTCGTACATTGGTTCCAGTGTCTGCATGCACTCGTCCTCGGTGGGCAAGGCCTATCTGGCCGCTTTGCCGCAGGCCCAGTGTCTGGAGCTTGTGCAGCGCCTGGAGTACACGCGCTTTACCGATCATACCGTGACCACGCCACAAGGCTTGTTGGAGCAGGTGCGCCAGGTACAAGAACAAGGCTGGTCGGTCGATGACGAGGAAAACGAAGCGGGCATTTACTGTTTCGGGGCGGTGATTCTAGGGGCGGGGCAAAAACCGGTCGCGGCCATCAGTATCAGTACCTTGAAGTTCATGCAGGCCCCCGACCCTATCCAGGCCTATGTGCAGCCTTTGCTGGACACGTGCCGGCACATCTCCCAGCGCATTATTCAAAGCCCGGTCTTGGCCGACAGCAAGCATATCTGGTAA
- a CDS encoding 2,4'-dihydroxyacetophenone dioxygenase family protein, producing the protein MTDSKPDFDKLTPYQYPNPKEAALEIVVPHAIPEDERVWVPQAENVWFRPLCLNASQGYWTNLLRVRKSGVLSRHRHPQAVHGFVLKGRWRYLEHDWEATEGSYVYEPPGETHTLYVPEDVEEMITYFTVNGLMYYTDPWGNGTGFEDVFTKIDMCRKHYTEVGLGEDFVDQFIR; encoded by the coding sequence ATGACCGACTCAAAGCCCGATTTCGATAAGCTCACGCCCTATCAGTACCCCAATCCCAAGGAAGCGGCCCTGGAAATCGTGGTTCCGCATGCGATTCCCGAGGACGAGCGGGTCTGGGTGCCCCAGGCTGAAAATGTCTGGTTCCGCCCGCTCTGTCTGAACGCCAGCCAGGGCTACTGGACCAATTTGCTGCGCGTGCGCAAGTCGGGCGTGTTGAGCCGCCACCGTCACCCCCAGGCGGTGCATGGTTTTGTGCTGAAAGGCCGCTGGCGTTATCTGGAGCACGATTGGGAAGCCACCGAAGGCAGCTACGTGTACGAGCCGCCTGGCGAAACCCACACCTTGTACGTGCCCGAGGACGTGGAAGAGATGATTACCTACTTCACCGTGAACGGCCTGATGTACTACACCGATCCCTGGGGCAACGGCACTGGTTTCGAGGACGTGTTCACCAAGATCGACATGTGCCGCAAGCACTACACCGAAGTCGGTCTGGGCGAAGACTTCGTTGACCAGTTCATTCGTTGA
- a CDS encoding SDR family NAD(P)-dependent oxidoreductase: MTASVHYDFSDQVAVVTGGRAGIGKAIADKLAQAGARVSIWDLNADLSQPLQFQVDIADPQSVQRAAQMLYEQTGRIDMLVNNAGYAGPTTPLWEYPADIWQKIIDINLVGVFTTCQVVVPYLLKQPQGRIVNIASLAGKEGTANASAYSAAKAGVLALTKSLGKELAASSVRVNAIAPAAIKTALLEQMSPQHVQTMIDKSPMQRLGTVQEVAEMTAWLCSDACSFNTGAVFDLSGGRATY, encoded by the coding sequence ATGACCGCATCGGTTCACTATGATTTTTCCGACCAGGTCGCCGTGGTTACCGGCGGCCGGGCGGGCATTGGCAAAGCCATTGCCGACAAGCTGGCCCAGGCCGGTGCCAGGGTGTCGATCTGGGACCTGAATGCCGATTTGTCCCAGCCGTTGCAGTTTCAGGTGGATATCGCCGATCCGCAATCGGTGCAGCGGGCGGCCCAGATGCTGTACGAGCAGACCGGACGCATCGATATGTTGGTGAACAATGCGGGCTACGCCGGGCCGACCACGCCCTTGTGGGAGTACCCGGCCGACATCTGGCAAAAGATCATCGACATCAATCTGGTCGGGGTGTTTACCACTTGTCAGGTGGTGGTGCCGTATCTGCTCAAGCAGCCGCAGGGGCGCATTGTTAATATCGCGTCCCTGGCGGGTAAGGAGGGCACGGCCAACGCTTCCGCATACAGCGCGGCCAAGGCGGGCGTGCTGGCTTTGACCAAGTCCTTGGGCAAAGAGCTGGCAGCCAGCAGCGTGCGGGTCAATGCGATTGCGCCGGCCGCCATCAAGACGGCTTTGCTGGAGCAGATGTCGCCCCAGCATGTGCAGACCATGATAGATAAAAGCCCCATGCAGCGTCTGGGCACGGTGCAGGAAGTGGCCGAAATGACGGCTTGGCTGTGCTCGGATGCCTGCTCCTTCAATACGGGCGCGGTCTTTGATTTGTCCGGTGGCCGGGCGACGTACTGA
- a CDS encoding tripartite tricarboxylate transporter substrate binding protein, with protein sequence MTLFKHTLLAAFSFAALSATPALAEYPKRPIQMIVPWAAGGGTDTVARLVAVGLEKELGKPVNVVNRPGAGGVIGHAAISNAKADGYTIGLATAELVSYRWMKTSPLAYSDLQPVSQMNFDAAAFSVKADGGWDSIDAAFEDIRKEPAGKYKLSGIPAGAAYHLALAQALTLADIDPKKVTVVPSQGAAPGFQELAAGGVQIVASALPEGKTMRDAGLVKTLAVMADERLASFPDVPTIGEATGRPLAAGTWRGLVGPKGMPDEAVQAIAAAAQKVAQSPEFLDAMNRAGFGVKWSSPQDFGQFMASADEASGKLIQELGLVQR encoded by the coding sequence ATGACTCTGTTCAAACACACTTTGTTGGCCGCGTTTTCCTTCGCGGCTTTGTCCGCCACCCCGGCCCTGGCCGAGTACCCCAAGCGCCCGATCCAGATGATCGTGCCTTGGGCAGCGGGCGGCGGCACCGATACGGTGGCGCGCCTGGTGGCCGTGGGCCTGGAAAAAGAGCTGGGCAAGCCGGTCAATGTGGTCAACCGTCCGGGTGCCGGCGGGGTGATCGGTCACGCCGCGATCAGCAATGCCAAGGCGGACGGCTACACCATCGGTCTGGCGACGGCTGAATTGGTCAGCTACCGCTGGATGAAGACCTCGCCGCTGGCCTATAGCGATTTGCAGCCCGTGTCGCAGATGAACTTCGACGCGGCCGCGTTCAGCGTCAAGGCCGATGGCGGTTGGGACAGCATCGATGCGGCCTTCGAGGACATTCGCAAGGAGCCGGCCGGCAAGTACAAGCTGTCGGGTATTCCTGCCGGTGCGGCGTACCACTTGGCCTTGGCCCAGGCGCTGACGCTGGCCGATATTGATCCCAAGAAAGTCACCGTGGTGCCTAGCCAGGGCGCGGCTCCCGGGTTCCAGGAACTGGCGGCCGGTGGCGTGCAGATCGTGGCGTCGGCCCTGCCCGAAGGCAAGACCATGCGCGATGCGGGGCTGGTCAAGACCTTGGCGGTCATGGCCGACGAGCGGCTGGCCTCCTTTCCCGACGTGCCTACGATAGGCGAAGCCACGGGACGTCCCCTGGCTGCCGGTACCTGGCGCGGTCTGGTCGGCCCTAAAGGCATGCCGGACGAGGCTGTGCAGGCCATTGCCGCTGCTGCGCAGAAAGTGGCCCAGTCGCCGGAGTTTCTGGACGCCATGAACCGTGCCGGTTTTGGCGTGAAGTGGAGCAGCCCGCAGGATTTCGGGCAGTTCATGGCCAGTGCCGATGAAGCCAGCGGCAAGCTGATTCAAGAGCTTGGACTGGTGCAGCGCTGA
- a CDS encoding tripartite tricarboxylate transporter TctB family protein — translation MRINDAVTGLVLAIGSVCLFLYARTLPQLPGLPYGLGTFPSVIACGLLLGSVGLIFSGLRDCLAAKGQAQGAPAKAAVSWRALLYAASVPGAIVLYMALESWVGFAPLCFAIVFAMIAWLTRRWKMAAVVAACTTAVMWLVFAKILQVPLPTMPF, via the coding sequence ATGCGAATCAATGATGCTGTAACGGGGCTGGTTCTGGCGATAGGCAGTGTGTGCCTGTTTCTGTATGCCCGCACGCTGCCCCAACTTCCCGGCCTGCCGTATGGCTTAGGCACTTTTCCGTCCGTGATCGCATGTGGCTTGTTGCTGGGCAGTGTGGGGCTGATTTTTTCCGGCCTGCGCGACTGTCTGGCCGCCAAGGGGCAGGCGCAGGGGGCACCGGCCAAGGCCGCCGTGTCCTGGCGCGCCTTGCTGTATGCCGCCAGCGTGCCCGGTGCCATTGTGCTGTATATGGCGCTGGAGTCCTGGGTGGGCTTTGCACCCCTGTGTTTTGCGATTGTCTTTGCCATGATTGCCTGGCTGACCCGGCGCTGGAAAATGGCCGCCGTGGTCGCGGCATGCACCACGGCCGTTATGTGGCTGGTGTTTGCCAAGATTCTGCAGGTTCCTTTGCCAACCATGCCGTTTTGA
- a CDS encoding tripartite tricarboxylate transporter permease, producing MSAFLDALNQVFSLHVFLTIVCAAVFGLFMGAIPGLTATMATALLVPVTFFMEPIQAIAAIVSATVMTMFAGDIPCALLRIPGTPASAAYADDAYLMGRKGQPGQTLGVMLLCSALGGILAILVISQFAPSLAMVSLNFTSYEYFWLALLGLSSAVLVSQGKPLKGCISLGLGLLLSTVGMDSVVGMPRLTFGSLDLSAGISVLPTMIGIFAVTELLRKLPTLRHPQETLRPLQTSHVFKGAGKLIAQNKRSALGGTTIGTLIGILPGAGADIAAWVAYAISKRFSKTPEKYGTGHPEGLIAAASSNNASLTGTYVPALVFGIPGDTVTAIVIGVLLMKGITPGPMVFVTEAPLVYSVYISFVVASLLMIPLGWLAIRSAGRVLSVPASILYPIILMFCIVGAYSANNSIFDVGIMLCMGLVAYFLEENGFPSAPLILALILGPLIEENLMKSLIKADGDLSMFYDRPLAMWLGAMTVVIWFFLVFGGALRKLLPARQSGAVSAR from the coding sequence GTGTCTGCATTTTTAGATGCGCTGAACCAGGTGTTCAGCCTGCACGTCTTTCTGACGATTGTGTGCGCGGCGGTGTTCGGCCTGTTCATGGGCGCGATTCCCGGACTGACCGCCACGATGGCCACCGCCTTGCTGGTGCCGGTGACGTTTTTTATGGAGCCTATCCAGGCGATTGCGGCGATTGTGTCGGCCACCGTCATGACCATGTTTGCCGGCGACATTCCCTGTGCCTTGCTGCGGATTCCCGGCACGCCCGCCTCGGCGGCCTATGCCGATGATGCCTACCTGATGGGCCGCAAGGGCCAGCCCGGCCAGACTTTGGGCGTGATGCTGCTGTGTTCGGCATTGGGCGGGATTCTGGCTATTTTGGTGATTTCGCAGTTTGCGCCGTCGCTGGCGATGGTGTCGCTGAATTTCACCAGTTACGAGTATTTCTGGCTGGCGTTGCTGGGCCTGTCCAGCGCGGTGCTGGTCTCCCAGGGCAAGCCCTTGAAAGGCTGTATTTCCCTGGGGCTGGGTTTGCTGCTGTCCACGGTGGGCATGGATTCGGTCGTGGGCATGCCGCGCCTGACTTTTGGTAGCCTGGATCTGAGCGCCGGTATTTCCGTGCTGCCCACCATGATCGGCATTTTTGCGGTGACCGAACTGCTGCGCAAGCTGCCGACGCTGCGCCATCCGCAGGAGACCTTACGGCCTTTGCAGACTAGCCATGTGTTCAAGGGCGCGGGCAAGCTGATTGCCCAGAACAAGCGCTCGGCGCTGGGCGGCACGACCATAGGTACGTTGATCGGCATTTTGCCGGGCGCGGGTGCCGATATCGCCGCCTGGGTGGCGTATGCGATTTCCAAGCGTTTTTCCAAGACACCCGAAAAGTATGGCACCGGCCATCCCGAGGGGCTGATTGCGGCGGCGTCGTCCAATAATGCCTCGCTGACGGGCACCTATGTGCCGGCCCTGGTGTTCGGGATTCCGGGCGATACGGTAACCGCGATTGTGATCGGCGTCTTGCTGATGAAAGGTATTACCCCCGGCCCGATGGTATTTGTGACGGAAGCGCCGCTGGTGTATTCGGTCTACATCTCGTTTGTGGTGGCCAGCCTGTTGATGATTCCGCTGGGCTGGCTGGCGATACGCAGCGCGGGCCGGGTCTTGTCGGTGCCTGCCAGCATTCTGTACCCGATTATTTTGATGTTCTGCATTGTGGGTGCGTATTCGGCCAATAACTCGATTTTTGATGTGGGCATCATGTTGTGCATGGGTTTGGTGGCGTATTTCCTGGAAGAAAACGGCTTCCCGTCGGCACCGCTGATTCTGGCCTTGATTCTGGGCCCGCTGATCGAGGAGAACCTGATGAAGTCCTTGATTAAGGCCGACGGCGATCTGTCCATGTTTTATGACCGTCCGCTGGCCATGTGGCTGGGCGCAATGACGGTCGTGATCTGGTTCTTCCTGGTGTTTGGGGGGGCGCTGCGCAAGCTGTTGCCTGCCCGCCAGTCCGGCGCTGTATCGGCGCGCTAA
- a CDS encoding SDR family NAD(P)-dependent oxidoreductase, producing the protein MSFKEQLFAGQTILVTGATQGIGAGIANYLHSLGARVVAAGLGAEQSVLHPQIEVKLVDVSDAASVQSLFDGDEPLHHVVNCAGVIRRQAEHQLDVFEQVLDINLTGTMRVCSGARAKLKDSGGTIVNMASMLSFFGGSLVPAYAASKGGVAQLTKSLALAYAADGIRVNAVAPGWIATPLTQDLQNDAARSGAILSRTPLNRWGTPDDIAHAVAFLCSGAASFMTGVILPVDGGYLVA; encoded by the coding sequence ATGAGTTTTAAAGAGCAGTTGTTTGCAGGGCAAACCATTCTGGTGACGGGCGCGACCCAGGGCATAGGCGCAGGGATCGCGAATTATCTGCACAGTCTGGGTGCGCGGGTGGTGGCGGCCGGTCTGGGGGCCGAGCAGTCGGTGCTGCATCCGCAGATCGAGGTCAAGTTGGTCGATGTCAGCGATGCGGCATCGGTTCAGAGCCTGTTCGATGGGGACGAGCCGTTGCACCATGTGGTGAACTGCGCCGGGGTGATCCGGCGTCAGGCCGAGCACCAGTTGGATGTGTTCGAGCAGGTACTGGACATTAACCTGACCGGCACCATGCGCGTGTGCAGCGGCGCGCGCGCCAAGCTGAAAGACTCCGGCGGCACGATTGTGAATATGGCGTCCATGCTGAGCTTTTTCGGCGGTTCGCTGGTGCCGGCGTATGCTGCCAGCAAGGGCGGTGTGGCCCAGTTGACCAAGTCCCTGGCCTTGGCCTATGCCGCCGACGGCATTCGTGTCAATGCCGTGGCACCCGGCTGGATTGCCACGCCGCTGACCCAGGATCTGCAAAACGATGCGGCGCGCTCCGGTGCCATCTTGTCGCGCACCCCCTTGAACCGCTGGGGTACGCCCGATGATATCGCCCATGCCGTGGCCTTTTTGTGCTCCGGCGCGGCTTCCTTCATGACCGGCGTGATTCTGCCGGTCGATGGCGGGTATCTAGTCGCCTGA
- a CDS encoding tripartite tricarboxylate transporter permease → MDTLSMLLHGFGVALQPMNLMWALIGSVLGTAIGILPGIGPALTIALLLPVTVSVGPVSAFIMFAGVLYGAMYGGSTTAILINTPGEAGSMMTALEGNKMARRGRGAAALATAAIGSFIAGTIATLALTFAAPAVAELAFIFTPADYFALTVMAFTSVAVVMGTSRVRGFISLFLGLALGVIGIDAMTGQPRMTFGMPDLLDGVELTVVLVSVFAVGEILYVASRFRHQNEEIIPIRGKAFMTRDEWKRSWKPWLRGTAIGFPMGAIPGGGSELPTMLSYSLEKNLSKNKQEFGHGAIEGVAGPEAANNAAAAGILVPLLTLGLPTSATAAILLVAFQNYGLQPGPFLFTSNPELIWGLIASLYVGNCMLLVLNLPLVGLWVRLLYIPKPQLYAGILVFAMIGIWGVSGSAFELGMMAGLGVLSYVMRVYGFPIAPLLIGMILVPMAENQLRTALAAGQGNFMVLLHSPIAVSFYIAAALFLAVPWILKRVQR, encoded by the coding sequence ATGGATACCTTGTCCATGCTGCTGCACGGCTTTGGCGTGGCCCTGCAGCCCATGAATCTGATGTGGGCCTTGATCGGTTCCGTACTGGGCACCGCCATCGGCATATTGCCCGGCATAGGCCCGGCCTTGACCATCGCGCTGCTGCTGCCCGTCACCGTGTCGGTCGGGCCGGTATCGGCGTTCATCATGTTTGCCGGCGTGCTGTACGGTGCCATGTACGGCGGGTCCACCACCGCCATCCTCATCAACACCCCCGGCGAAGCCGGCTCCATGATGACGGCGCTGGAAGGCAACAAGATGGCCCGGCGCGGACGCGGTGCCGCCGCCCTGGCCACCGCTGCCATCGGCTCTTTCATTGCCGGCACCATCGCCACGCTGGCGCTGACCTTCGCCGCCCCCGCCGTGGCCGAGCTGGCCTTTATTTTTACCCCGGCGGACTACTTCGCGCTGACCGTCATGGCCTTTACCTCGGTCGCGGTCGTTATGGGCACCTCACGGGTGCGGGGCTTTATCTCGCTGTTCCTGGGGCTGGCCCTGGGTGTGATCGGCATCGATGCCATGACCGGCCAGCCACGCATGACCTTCGGCATGCCCGACCTGCTGGACGGCGTGGAATTGACCGTGGTGCTGGTTTCGGTCTTTGCCGTGGGCGAAATCCTATATGTGGCCAGCCGCTTTCGGCATCAGAACGAAGAAATCATTCCCATACGCGGTAAAGCCTTCATGACCCGCGACGAATGGAAGCGTTCCTGGAAACCCTGGCTGCGCGGCACCGCCATTGGTTTTCCTATGGGGGCCATTCCGGGCGGCGGGTCCGAGTTACCCACCATGCTGTCGTATTCGCTGGAAAAAAACCTGTCCAAAAACAAACAGGAATTCGGACACGGTGCCATCGAAGGCGTGGCCGGGCCGGAAGCCGCCAACAATGCCGCTGCGGCCGGCATTCTGGTGCCGTTGCTGACGCTGGGCCTACCCACATCGGCCACGGCCGCCATTTTGCTGGTGGCCTTCCAGAACTACGGCCTGCAACCCGGTCCCTTTTTATTTACCAGTAATCCGGAACTGATCTGGGGCCTGATCGCTTCGCTGTACGTAGGCAACTGCATGCTACTGGTGCTGAACCTGCCCCTGGTGGGTCTGTGGGTGCGGCTGCTCTACATTCCCAAGCCGCAGCTCTACGCCGGTATTCTGGTCTTTGCCATGATAGGCATCTGGGGGGTGTCCGGCTCGGCCTTCGAGCTGGGCATGATGGCCGGACTGGGTGTGCTCAGCTATGTCATGCGCGTCTACGGTTTTCCCATCGCCCCTTTGCTGATCGGCATGATCCTGGTGCCAATGGCCGAAAACCAGTTGCGCACCGCCCTGGCCGCTGGCCAGGGCAACTTCATGGTGCTGCTGCACAGCCCGATTGCCGTCAGCTTCTATATCGCCGCCGCCCTGTTCCTGGCCGTGCCGTGGATACTGAAGCGGGTGCAGCGTTAA
- a CDS encoding tripartite tricarboxylate transporter TctB family protein, whose product MTSVPRQPWWLGLAVILAGAVCLYASSSLTLSAQYAAIGPGLFVALVGAGLIALGILLLVQMSRGTAFDEQERAADPGMDKGPFLTVLLAAVLPSLLMEPLGLPLTAAVCFMLVARALGSRRALLDLISGLALGSACWFLFGRLGLQLGSFLPIAGV is encoded by the coding sequence ATGACATCTGTACCCCGGCAGCCCTGGTGGCTGGGGCTGGCGGTCATCCTTGCGGGGGCCGTCTGTCTGTATGCATCCTCGTCCCTGACGCTGAGCGCGCAATACGCCGCCATCGGCCCGGGCCTGTTCGTGGCGCTGGTCGGGGCGGGACTGATCGCGCTGGGTATTTTGCTGCTGGTGCAGATGAGCCGGGGCACGGCTTTTGACGAACAGGAGCGGGCCGCCGACCCCGGCATGGACAAAGGCCCCTTTCTGACCGTGCTGCTGGCCGCCGTGCTGCCGTCGCTATTGATGGAGCCGCTGGGCCTGCCCCTGACCGCCGCCGTGTGCTTCATGCTGGTGGCCCGTGCCCTAGGATCGCGCCGCGCGCTGCTGGACCTGATATCAGGACTGGCACTGGGCAGCGCCTGCTGGTTCCTGTTCGGCAGGCTGGGCCTGCAACTTGGCAGCTTTTTACCGATCGCGGGGGTGTAA
- a CDS encoding Bug family tripartite tricarboxylate transporter substrate binding protein, protein MKIHRFLRPLLAAALLGGSLAAQAQVSMMLPANPGGGWDSTGRQAMHAMNEAGIYTGTVSFTNKGGAGGTIGLADFQRSQKGKPDALAVFGAITVGSISMNKSPIDLSKFKPVARLTAEYLVLAVKADSPYKTLDDFVQALKASPGGTPVGGGSAGGVDHIALALLAQKGQVPVAALNYIPQAGGADTVTGIVNGTLKAGISGISEFQQFADSGRIRILAVSSDKRMKGLDNVPTFKEAGYDVEIANWRGILGSVDMPEENYRQWVERFAKLNDSPQWQATMERLGWEPYFLGGEAFGQFIQADSQRINTILHDAGLVK, encoded by the coding sequence ATGAAAATCCACCGTTTTCTGCGCCCTTTGCTGGCCGCTGCCTTGCTGGGCGGCTCCCTGGCCGCCCAGGCCCAGGTCAGCATGATGCTGCCCGCCAACCCCGGCGGCGGCTGGGATTCCACCGGCCGGCAAGCCATGCACGCCATGAACGAGGCAGGCATCTATACCGGCACCGTCAGCTTTACCAATAAAGGCGGCGCAGGCGGCACCATCGGTCTGGCGGACTTTCAGCGCTCGCAAAAAGGCAAGCCCGATGCGCTGGCCGTGTTCGGTGCCATTACGGTGGGTTCGATTTCCATGAACAAATCGCCCATCGACCTAAGCAAGTTCAAGCCGGTGGCGCGCCTGACCGCCGAATACCTGGTGCTGGCGGTCAAGGCCGATTCGCCCTACAAGACACTGGACGACTTCGTGCAGGCCTTGAAAGCCAGCCCCGGCGGCACGCCGGTGGGCGGCGGTTCAGCCGGCGGCGTGGACCACATTGCGCTGGCCCTGCTGGCCCAGAAAGGCCAGGTACCGGTCGCCGCGCTGAACTACATTCCCCAGGCCGGCGGAGCCGATACCGTCACCGGCATCGTCAACGGCACGCTAAAAGCCGGTATTTCGGGCATTTCCGAGTTCCAACAGTTTGCCGACAGCGGTCGCATCCGCATCCTGGCCGTATCCTCGGACAAACGCATGAAAGGCCTGGACAATGTGCCCACTTTCAAGGAAGCCGGCTACGACGTGGAAATCGCCAATTGGCGCGGCATTCTGGGCTCGGTGGACATGCCCGAAGAAAACTACCGCCAGTGGGTGGAGCGGTTCGCCAAGCTGAACGACAGCCCGCAATGGCAGGCCACAATGGAGCGCCTGGGCTGGGAGCCCTACTTCCTGGGCGGCGAAGCCTTCGGCCAGTTCATCCAGGCCGACAGTCAACGCATCAACACCATCCTGCACGACGCGGGCCTGGTCAAGTAA
- a CDS encoding DeoR/GlpR family DNA-binding transcription regulator: protein MNLSVRQSIIVDLLRAQGMVSVDGLATHFGVTPQTIRRDLNHLYEADLVRRRHGGAELNVTERNVSFQTRRITQLQGKARIGRAVAGLIPPGASVLLGFGTTPEQVALALADHQDLTVVTNNISAALALTHNLSHRVVLAGGQLRQPNPEILGPEAERLFNSFKADFGVSGVGGFDSDGALLDFDMAESDCHKALRGNCRVRILVLDHTKFGRRAPVRSGSLDDVDILVCDRAIPQPYREQIPDRVQVVIADEVQP, encoded by the coding sequence ATGAATCTTTCCGTTCGGCAGAGCATTATTGTGGACTTGCTGCGGGCCCAGGGCATGGTGTCGGTGGATGGCCTGGCTACGCATTTCGGCGTGACCCCGCAGACCATACGCCGCGATCTGAACCATCTGTACGAGGCCGATCTGGTGCGCCGCCGACATGGCGGTGCCGAACTGAACGTGACCGAGCGCAATGTGTCGTTTCAGACGCGCCGCATCACGCAGTTGCAGGGCAAGGCGCGCATCGGTCGCGCCGTGGCCGGGTTGATTCCGCCCGGTGCCAGCGTGTTGCTGGGCTTTGGCACGACGCCCGAGCAGGTGGCATTGGCCTTGGCCGATCACCAGGACCTGACGGTGGTGACCAACAATATCAGCGCCGCGTTGGCACTGACGCATAACCTGAGCCACCGCGTGGTGCTGGCAGGCGGGCAGTTGCGCCAGCCCAATCCGGAAATACTGGGGCCGGAGGCCGAGCGCCTGTTCAATAGCTTCAAGGCGGATTTCGGCGTGTCGGGGGTCGGCGGCTTTGATTCGGACGGCGCTTTGCTGGATTTTGATATGGCCGAGTCCGATTGCCACAAGGCGTTGCGCGGCAACTGTCGGGTGCGCATTCTGGTGCTGGACCACACCAAGTTCGGGCGTCGCGCGCCGGTGCGCAGCGGTTCGCTGGACGATGTGGATATTCTGGTCTGCGACCGCGCCATACCGCAGCCGTATCGGGAGCAGATCCCGGACCGGGTGCAGGTCGTCATTGCCGACGAGGTGCAGCCATGA